A window of the Stigmatella aurantiaca genome harbors these coding sequences:
- a CDS encoding GlsB/YeaQ/YmgE family stress response membrane protein, whose protein sequence is MSIIAFLVIGLLAGLLARALMPGNQSMGLLATTLLGIAGSFVGGFIGSFFRSDGRVMDLHPSGLIFSVIGAMLVLLLVSFAGRSRRVRV, encoded by the coding sequence ATGAGTATTATCGCGTTTCTGGTGATCGGTCTTCTGGCGGGGTTGCTTGCGCGTGCGCTCATGCCGGGCAATCAGTCCATGGGTCTTCTGGCCACCACGCTGCTCGGTATCGCGGGCTCCTTCGTGGGCGGCTTCATCGGCTCCTTCTTCCGCAGCGATGGCCGCGTGATGGATCTGCATCCCTCGGGGCTCATCTTCTCGGTGATTGGCGCGATGCTGGTGCTCTTGCTGGTGAGCTTCGCGGGCCGCAGCAGGCGTGTGCGCGTCTGA
- the radA gene encoding DNA repair protein RadA: protein MAKAKTHYSCQACGYQSAKWLGKCPDCGAWSSLLEETEAKPDDKRPAWGASGGAAKPVLLKDVSGEVEARRRTGIAEFDRVLGGGVVSGSLVLLGGDPGIGKSTLLLAALDRLARHGPVLYVSGEESLRQTKMRAERLRVEGQAIHLFAETDADRVLSAAEALKPMALVVDSIQTMYLPELGSAPGSITQVREVAGRLMAYAKRTGVPTFLVGHVTKEGSIAGPRVLEHMVDTVLYFEGERGHPFRILRAHKNRFGSTNEIGVFEMKGLGLVEVPDPSALFLAERPAGKAGSVVTSTLNGTRPLLVEVQALVAPTGYGTARRTAIGVDGNRVALLAAVLEKKEDIPLVGCDLFVNVAGGMQLSEPACDLAVCAALVSSLQNRPLDPHTLVLGEVGLAGEVRAVGQVDPRLAEAAKMGFQRVVLPSGSARRLEETKLKVVGVETLGEALSAMFD, encoded by the coding sequence ATGGCGAAGGCAAAGACACACTACTCCTGCCAGGCGTGCGGGTATCAGTCGGCGAAGTGGCTCGGCAAGTGCCCCGACTGCGGCGCGTGGAGCTCGCTGCTGGAGGAGACCGAGGCCAAGCCGGACGACAAGCGCCCGGCGTGGGGGGCCTCTGGCGGGGCCGCCAAGCCGGTGCTCCTCAAGGACGTGAGCGGCGAGGTGGAGGCGCGGCGGCGCACCGGCATCGCCGAGTTCGACCGGGTGCTGGGCGGCGGCGTGGTGAGCGGCTCGCTCGTGCTCCTGGGCGGAGACCCGGGCATCGGCAAGTCCACCCTGCTGCTGGCCGCGCTGGACCGGCTGGCCCGCCACGGGCCGGTGCTCTACGTCTCCGGCGAGGAGAGCCTGCGGCAGACGAAGATGCGCGCCGAGCGGCTGCGCGTGGAGGGCCAGGCCATCCACCTGTTCGCGGAGACAGACGCGGACCGGGTGCTGAGCGCCGCCGAGGCGCTCAAGCCCATGGCGCTGGTGGTGGACTCCATCCAGACGATGTACCTGCCGGAGCTGGGCAGCGCGCCGGGCAGCATCACCCAGGTGCGGGAGGTGGCCGGGCGGCTGATGGCCTACGCCAAGCGGACCGGGGTGCCCACCTTCCTCGTGGGCCACGTGACGAAGGAGGGCTCCATCGCGGGCCCCCGCGTGCTGGAGCACATGGTGGACACCGTCCTCTACTTCGAGGGCGAGCGCGGCCACCCCTTCCGCATCCTCCGCGCCCACAAGAACCGCTTCGGCTCCACCAACGAGATTGGCGTCTTCGAGATGAAGGGGCTGGGGCTGGTGGAGGTGCCGGACCCCTCCGCCCTCTTCCTCGCGGAGCGGCCCGCGGGCAAGGCCGGCAGCGTCGTCACCTCCACGCTCAACGGCACCCGGCCGCTCCTGGTGGAGGTGCAGGCGCTGGTGGCCCCCACGGGCTACGGCACCGCCCGCCGCACGGCGATCGGCGTGGACGGCAACCGCGTGGCGCTGCTGGCCGCGGTGCTGGAGAAGAAGGAGGACATTCCCCTGGTGGGCTGCGATCTCTTCGTCAACGTGGCCGGGGGCATGCAGCTGTCCGAGCCCGCGTGTGACCTGGCCGTCTGCGCGGCGCTGGTGTCCAGCCTCCAGAACCGGCCGTTGGATCCCCACACCCTGGTGCTGGGCGAGGTGGGCCTGGCCGGCGAGGTGCGCGCGGTGGGGCAGGTGGACCCCCGGCTGGCCGAGGCGGCGAAGATGGGCTTCCAGCGCGTGGTGCTGCCCTCGGGCAGCGCCCGGCGCCTGGAGGAGACGAAGCTCAAGGTGGTGGGTGTGGAAACACTCGGCGAGGCCTTGAGCGCCATGTTCGACTGA
- a CDS encoding PAS domain S-box protein: MSHERKGPPGRTSQHMRQGSEANVFGSRHPWEMGRGSELPQQGCVWLLEDSPTQAAHARGLLEPHYRVETFTDGDSMLEALAQASPPPDVLLLDWQLPGTSGLEVCRFVRQLHGETALPILMLTVRDARTDLVEGLAAGANDYVSKPYDDEELLARVRTLVRIHQQAEALRVREEWFSTTLHSIGDAVIATDPAGCITFLNPVAVSVTGWNWEEVRGRPLADIFRIVNEYTRLPVENPVERVLREGHVVGLANHTLLIRKDGSEVPIDDSAAPIRDDQGALMGAVLVFRDISDKKQAETARILALDDVRTAREFAEKSLEETQEANAALSASEERFALAFRATQDAIWDWNLVTNTVNWNPGISSLFGYATQDVSADAAWRFQHIHPDDQQRVLHSLQAVIGSPHSQNWYAEYRYLRADGTHAFVKDRGFVVRDAARNAVRMVGAMQDTTAQRRSLEALREREELFRGLLDATAEGLWGMDADGRCIFANPACLRLLGYASVQEILGHDIHALTRHTRADGTPCTPETCGILIALATGHHVGMDNETLCRKDGQRLHVRYQANPLMRDQHVIGAVVSFEDISTRKTMEKERERLTREAEKLHQRTQALLVAETAARRDAEKAREFEQYLAGIVSHDLRNPLSVILMSAQVLLRQDDLEGRMLKAITRIRNSAELASRMVRDLLDFTQARVGRGLPIQPGRLDIHAFVRQVAEEVGLSTPEREVHILSEGDGEGEWDPDRITQLVVNLVTNALKYSPVQSPVTVRTVGAPDTVTLEVHNGGAPIPEAAQALLFQPLQRATSQWDKQGRSVGLGLYIVESIARAHGGTVAMESTAEAGTTFRVRLPRYPPPKAPAPG; this comes from the coding sequence ATGTCTCATGAGCGCAAAGGGCCGCCGGGACGCACCTCGCAGCACATGCGGCAAGGGTCCGAAGCCAATGTTTTCGGAAGCCGGCATCCCTGGGAGATGGGTAGAGGCAGTGAGCTCCCCCAGCAGGGATGTGTCTGGTTACTGGAGGACAGTCCCACCCAGGCCGCGCATGCCCGTGGCCTCCTGGAGCCGCACTACCGTGTGGAGACGTTCACGGACGGCGACTCCATGCTGGAGGCGCTTGCTCAGGCCTCCCCTCCGCCGGACGTCCTGCTGCTCGACTGGCAGCTGCCGGGCACTTCCGGCCTGGAGGTCTGCCGCTTCGTCCGCCAGCTGCATGGCGAGACGGCCCTGCCCATCCTCATGCTGACGGTGCGCGACGCGCGCACGGACCTCGTCGAGGGGCTGGCGGCGGGGGCCAACGACTACGTGTCCAAGCCCTATGACGACGAGGAGCTGCTCGCCCGGGTGAGGACGCTGGTGCGCATCCACCAGCAGGCCGAGGCGCTGCGCGTGCGCGAGGAGTGGTTCTCCACCACGCTGCACAGCATCGGGGATGCCGTCATCGCCACGGACCCGGCCGGCTGCATCACCTTCCTCAACCCCGTGGCGGTGTCCGTGACGGGCTGGAACTGGGAGGAGGTCCGCGGCCGTCCGCTCGCCGACATCTTCCGCATCGTCAACGAGTACACGCGCCTGCCGGTGGAGAACCCCGTGGAGCGCGTGCTGCGCGAGGGGCACGTGGTGGGGCTGGCCAACCACACCCTGCTCATCCGCAAGGACGGGAGCGAGGTGCCCATCGACGACAGCGCGGCCCCCATCCGGGACGACCAGGGCGCGCTGATGGGTGCCGTGCTCGTCTTCCGCGACATCAGCGACAAGAAGCAGGCAGAGACCGCGCGCATCCTGGCCCTCGACGATGTGCGCACGGCCCGGGAGTTCGCAGAGAAGTCGCTCGAAGAGACCCAGGAGGCCAACGCGGCCCTGAGCGCCTCGGAGGAGCGCTTCGCGCTGGCGTTCCGGGCCACCCAGGATGCCATCTGGGATTGGAACCTGGTGACGAACACGGTGAACTGGAACCCGGGCATCTCCAGCCTCTTTGGCTACGCCACCCAGGACGTGAGCGCCGACGCGGCGTGGCGCTTCCAGCACATCCACCCGGATGACCAGCAGCGGGTCCTCCACAGCCTCCAGGCCGTCATCGGCTCCCCGCACAGCCAGAACTGGTACGCCGAGTACCGGTACCTGCGCGCCGATGGCACCCATGCCTTCGTGAAGGACCGGGGGTTCGTCGTCCGGGATGCCGCGCGCAACGCGGTGCGCATGGTGGGTGCCATGCAGGACACGACCGCCCAGCGCCGCTCCCTGGAGGCGCTGCGCGAGCGCGAGGAGCTGTTCCGGGGCCTCCTGGACGCCACCGCCGAGGGGCTCTGGGGCATGGACGCGGACGGCCGCTGCATCTTCGCCAACCCCGCGTGCCTGCGCCTGCTCGGGTACGCCTCGGTGCAGGAGATTCTCGGCCACGACATCCATGCCCTGACGCGCCACACCCGGGCCGATGGCACCCCCTGTACCCCGGAGACCTGCGGCATCCTCATCGCGCTGGCCACCGGGCACCACGTGGGCATGGACAACGAGACGCTCTGCCGCAAGGACGGCCAGCGCCTGCACGTGCGCTACCAGGCCAACCCGTTGATGCGGGACCAGCACGTCATCGGCGCGGTGGTGTCCTTCGAGGACATCAGCACGCGAAAGACGATGGAGAAGGAGCGCGAGCGGCTGACGCGGGAGGCGGAGAAGCTCCACCAGCGCACACAGGCCCTGCTCGTGGCGGAGACGGCCGCGCGCCGGGACGCGGAGAAGGCCCGGGAGTTCGAGCAGTACCTGGCCGGCATCGTCAGCCATGACCTGCGCAATCCGCTGAGCGTCATCCTCATGAGCGCCCAGGTGCTGCTGCGCCAGGACGACCTGGAGGGCCGGATGCTCAAGGCCATCACGCGCATCCGCAACAGCGCGGAGCTGGCCTCGCGCATGGTGAGGGACTTGCTGGACTTCACCCAGGCGCGCGTGGGGCGCGGCCTGCCCATCCAGCCGGGCCGGCTCGACATCCATGCCTTCGTGCGGCAGGTGGCCGAGGAGGTGGGGCTGAGCACCCCCGAGCGCGAGGTGCACATCCTCTCGGAGGGCGACGGCGAGGGCGAGTGGGACCCGGACCGCATCACCCAGCTGGTGGTGAACCTGGTGACCAACGCGCTCAAGTACAGCCCCGTCCAGAGCCCCGTCACGGTGAGGACCGTGGGCGCGCCGGACACCGTCACCCTGGAGGTCCACAACGGGGGGGCGCCCATCCCGGAGGCAGCCCAGGCCCTGCTGTTCCAGCCCCTGCAGCGCGCCACCAGCCAGTGGGACAAGCAGGGGCGCAGCGTGGGGCTGGGCCTCTACATCGTGGAGAGCATCGCCCGGGCCCATGGCGGCACCGTGGCCATGGAGTCCACGGCGGAGGCGGGCACCACCTTCCGCGTGCGCCTGCCCCGCTACCCGCCGCCCAAGGCCCCGGCCCCGGGCTGA